CTCTCGCTGTTCGGCACGCTGGGGCTGATTCCGCTGGAGTACAGCTCGGACAACTCGCCCAGCCGCAGTCAGGACAAGATGAAGAGCGAGAACAAGTGGCTGCTGGGCGCGCAGTTCGGCGCCGACTGGAAGATCGACGAGGACAACCGCGTGCGCGGCGCGCTCGCGTACTACAACTTCCGCAACATCAGCGGCCAGGTCTCGCAGCCCTGCGCGCTGTATGCGGGCGCCGACGGCTGCAGCACCGACTGGTCGCGCCCGGCCTTCATGCAGAAGGGCAACACGCTCATGCTGCTGCGCGACATCACGCTCGATCCGCTCAACCCGGCCGGCACGCCGCAGCCGCAGTACGTGGGCCTGGCCTCGAAGTTCCGCCTGATCGACCTGAACCTGCGCTGGGACACGGCGGTGGCGGGCAACAACCTGCGCCTGGACGCCAACTTCGTGAAGAACACCGCCTACGACTCCAGGGACATCTGGAACCGCGCGGGCATTCGCGGCGCCATCGTCAACAACTTCGGCGCCACCGGCGGCACCACCCAGGCCGACTTCAAGAGCGGCGGCAATGCCTACATGCTGCAGGCCACCTACGGCAAGCCGGCGCCGGCCAACCGCGGCGACTGGAACGTGCTGGCCGGCTACAAGCGCATCGAGCCCGACTCCATGCCCGACGGCTACAACGACTCGACCTTTCATGGCGGCGGCACCAATGCGCGCGGCTACTTCCTGGGCGGCTCGTACGCGATCGACAAGAACATGTGGTTCACCGGCCGCTGGATCTCGACCAAGGAGGTCTACGGGCCGCCGCTGTCGATCGACACGCTGCAGCTCGAATTCAATGCGCGTTTCTGATCACAACAACAACAAGAAGAAGGAGCCTGCCGTGTCCAGAAACATCTTCCCGGCGCTGCTGCTGGCCATGCTGGCCGCAGCGAGCCACGCCCAGCAGCAGCCACCGGGCGGCCAGAGCATGGAGGAGCGGCTTCGCGCGCAGCTGCGCATCACTACGTCGCAGCTGCAGCAGGCGCAGAACGAACTGGCCGCGCTGAAGGCGGGGCAGCCTGCGGCGGCGCCTGCTGCCGGCGCTGCGCCGGCGAACAAGTCAGAACTCGATGCGCTGAAGAAGGAGCTGGCGCAAAGCCAGGCGCAGCTCGCGGCCGAACGGCAGGCGCGTGAAGCGGCAAGCGCAGGCAGCCAGCAACTGCGCCAGCAGGCGCAGGCGACAAGCGACAAGGCCACCGCGCAGATCGCGCAGTACCGCGGCGCCTACGACGAACTGCTGAAGATGACGCGCGCCTCCGAGGCCGAGCGGCAGCGCTTGGCTATCGAAGCCGCGACGCACCGCACGGCGATCACGCAGTGCGAGGCCAAGAACACGCAGCTCTACGCAGTGGGGCAGGAGATCCTGCGGGCCTACGAGACGGTGGACGTGGGCACCGTGCTCGCGTCGCGCCAACCCTTCGCGGCGCAGAGCCGCGTCAAGTTCGAGCAGATCGCGCAGCAGTACGGCGACAAGCTGTACGAGAGCAAGTTCGACGTGCGCGCCGTGGGTGCGCCGGCGCCTGCCGCAGCCGCTGCTGCGTCCGCACCCGCATCGGGAGACAAGCAATGAAGCATCTCAAGTCATCGTCCGCCGCGCTCGTGCTGCTGGCTTCGTCGATCGGCATGGCCGGCGCGCAGACGCCTCCATCCGCATCCGCTTCAGGCGGTGCCGTGGTGGCCCGCCTCGGCGAAATCACCGTGGGGCAGGACGAGGTGGAGAAGCTGCTGCAAGCCCTGCCCGACAACGAACGCGCCGCCGTCAAGACCGACCGCACGACGCTCGACGGCTGGCTGCGCCAGCGCCTGCTGAGCGAAGCAGTGCTGCGCGATGCCCGTGCAAAGGGCTGGGCCGACCGGCCCGAGGTCAAGGCGAGGATCGACGCTGCCACGCGGGAGATCACCGCGCGCGTCGTGAGCACCAGTTATCTCGAATCGGTGAGCCAGGTGCCCGCCGACTTCCCGTCCGACGCGGACATCAAGGCGGCCTATGAGCAGGGAAAGGCCAATTTCAACCTGCCGGCCACCTACCGTGTCGCGCAGATCTTCCTGTCGACCCCCGACCGCGATGCGGCGGCCATCGCCAAGGTGCGCGAAGAGGCAGGCCGGCTCGCCCGGCAGGCCCGCACTGGCGACTTCGCGGCCATCGCGCGCGCCAGTTCTCAGGACAAGCGCAGCGCCGAGCGCGGCGGCGAGGTCGACACGCTGCCGCTCGCGCGCATGCTGCCCGAGCTGCGCGACACCGTCGCCCGGCTCAAGCCCGGGCAGGTCAGCGACCCCGTGCAGGCCGAGGCCGGCTTCCACGTCGTGAAGGTGCTCGACGTGCAGCCCGCGCGCACCGCCACCCTCGAAGAGATGAAGCCAAGGCTGCAGGCCGCGTTGCGCCAGCAGCGGCAGCAGCAGCTCGTGCAGGCCTACCTCGCGAAGGCCGCACCGGCCACGAAGCTGAGCATCGACGCCGCCGCGCTCGACGCGGCGGTCAAGAAAACCAATTGAACACAACATCCATCCACAGGGGCCATCCATGAGCAACACACCGACGAACAACGAAGCCACCGCCACCGACCTGCTGGACGCCGTCACGCCCGAGCAGGTGTCGGACGCCATCAAGGCCGCAGGCGGCGCCGTCACCACCATCGAGCAGGACGGCGTGGTGCGCCTGCACAGCGCCAGCCACGGCATCGGCTTCCAGGTGCTGTGGGGCAACCCGGTCACCACCACCCAGTACACCGACTTCACCCTGAGCTGCCCGCTGCACGTGC
This is a stretch of genomic DNA from Variovorax paradoxus. It encodes these proteins:
- a CDS encoding peptidylprolyl isomerase, with product MKHLKSSSAALVLLASSIGMAGAQTPPSASASGGAVVARLGEITVGQDEVEKLLQALPDNERAAVKTDRTTLDGWLRQRLLSEAVLRDARAKGWADRPEVKARIDAATREITARVVSTSYLESVSQVPADFPSDADIKAAYEQGKANFNLPATYRVAQIFLSTPDRDAAAIAKVREEAGRLARQARTGDFAAIARASSQDKRSAERGGEVDTLPLARMLPELRDTVARLKPGQVSDPVQAEAGFHVVKVLDVQPARTATLEEMKPRLQAALRQQRQQQLVQAYLAKAAPATKLSIDAAALDAAVKKTN